A window of the Streptomyces griseochromogenes genome harbors these coding sequences:
- a CDS encoding ABC transporter permease, producing the protein MSEALVASRTPRTDTAVPGASGARQFWRRLRAQRAALVAAAVVALLVLVALAAPLFTALEGQDPTTYHPSLIDSARGGVPIGSFGGVSADHWLGVEPQTGRDLFARLVYGARVSLAVALGATVLQVFLGIVIGVASALGSRWVDQLLSRVTDIIVALPLMIMSLALLAIVPSSFPRPVLVSLVIGLIAWGNVAKIVRAQTLTLKGLDYVSAARLSGWGAWRIARRELLPGLAAPVITYAALLVPTNISAEAALSFLGVGVKPPTPSWGQMLTAADVWYQAAPQYLLLPAGALFVTVLALTVLGDGVRTALDPRAASRLRVGTGRRNEGGSGKEETS; encoded by the coding sequence GTGAGCGAGGCACTTGTCGCCTCCCGGACCCCCAGGACGGACACCGCCGTCCCGGGGGCTTCGGGGGCCCGTCAGTTCTGGCGGCGGCTGCGGGCGCAGCGCGCCGCCCTGGTCGCCGCGGCCGTCGTCGCGCTGCTCGTCCTGGTCGCGCTCGCCGCGCCGCTGTTCACCGCCCTGGAGGGCCAGGACCCGACCACGTACCACCCCTCTCTGATCGACTCCGCGCGCGGCGGCGTGCCCATCGGCTCCTTCGGCGGTGTCAGCGCCGACCACTGGCTGGGCGTCGAACCGCAGACCGGGCGCGACCTGTTCGCGCGGCTGGTCTACGGAGCCCGGGTCTCCCTGGCGGTCGCGCTGGGGGCCACCGTGCTGCAGGTCTTCCTCGGCATCGTGATCGGCGTGGCCTCCGCACTCGGCAGCCGATGGGTTGATCAACTGTTGAGCCGTGTCACGGACATCATCGTGGCCCTGCCGCTGATGATCATGTCGTTGGCGCTGCTGGCGATCGTGCCGTCGAGCTTCCCGCGGCCCGTGCTGGTCAGCCTGGTCATCGGCCTGATCGCCTGGGGCAACGTCGCGAAGATCGTGCGCGCCCAGACCCTCACGCTCAAAGGCCTCGACTACGTCTCGGCCGCCCGGCTGAGCGGCTGGGGCGCCTGGCGGATCGCCCGCCGCGAGCTGCTGCCCGGCCTCGCCGCACCCGTCATCACCTACGCAGCGCTGCTGGTGCCCACGAACATCTCCGCCGAGGCGGCCCTGTCCTTCCTCGGCGTCGGTGTGAAGCCGCCGACGCCCTCCTGGGGACAGATGCTCACCGCCGCCGACGTCTGGTACCAGGCGGCCCCGCAGTACCTGCTGCTGCCGGCCGGCGCCCTGTTCGTCACCGTCCTCGCCCTCACCGTCCTCGGCGACGGCGTGCGTACCGCCCTCGATCCACGCGCGGCTTCCCGCCTGCGCGTCGGCACCGGCAGAAGGAACGAGGGCGGCAGCGGCAAGGAGGAGACCTCATGA
- a CDS encoding alpha/beta fold hydrolase: MSSTESPSVPAASVLPRVGPVRVGEGERLRSVGLPGVTLSVRSRRPAREGLPPALYVHGLGGSSQNWSELMAELDGLVESEAVDLPGFGDSPPPDDGDYSVTGHARAVIRYLDAAERGPVHLFGNSLGGAVATRVAAVRPDLVTTLTLVSPALPELRVQRTAVPTALLGVPGIAMLFNRLTQEWTAEQRVSGVMALCYGDPGRVSAEAFRHAVEELERRLQLPYFWDAMARSARGIVNAYTLGGQHGLWRQAERVLAPTLLIYGGRDQLVGFRMARKAARSFRDSRLLTLPDAGHVAMMEYPEVVSGAFRELLAEVGELGDVGAARGAGGATVPGAGSAGGGDVAPTGARS, encoded by the coding sequence ATGTCTTCGACCGAGTCACCCTCCGTACCGGCTGCGAGTGTGCTTCCCCGGGTGGGGCCCGTCCGGGTCGGTGAGGGTGAGCGGCTGCGGTCGGTGGGGCTGCCGGGGGTCACCCTGTCGGTGCGCTCGCGCCGCCCCGCGCGCGAAGGCCTGCCGCCCGCGTTGTACGTGCACGGGCTCGGCGGTTCCTCACAGAACTGGTCGGAGCTGATGGCGGAACTGGACGGCCTCGTGGAGAGCGAGGCCGTCGATCTGCCGGGCTTCGGTGATTCCCCGCCCCCGGACGACGGCGACTACTCCGTCACCGGGCACGCGCGCGCCGTCATTCGCTACCTCGATGCCGCCGAGCGCGGCCCGGTCCACCTTTTCGGCAACTCCCTCGGCGGAGCGGTCGCCACGCGCGTCGCCGCCGTGCGCCCCGACCTGGTCACCACGCTCACGCTGGTCTCGCCCGCCCTGCCGGAGCTGCGCGTGCAGCGGACCGCGGTACCGACGGCGCTGCTGGGTGTGCCCGGCATCGCGATGCTGTTCAACCGGCTCACCCAGGAGTGGACGGCCGAGCAGCGCGTGAGCGGCGTGATGGCCCTGTGCTACGGCGATCCCGGGCGGGTGTCGGCCGAGGCGTTCCGGCATGCGGTGGAGGAGCTGGAGCGGCGACTGCAGCTGCCCTACTTCTGGGACGCGATGGCACGCTCGGCCCGCGGGATCGTCAACGCCTACACGCTCGGCGGCCAGCACGGGCTGTGGCGTCAGGCCGAGCGCGTGCTCGCGCCGACCCTTCTGATCTACGGCGGCCGTGACCAGCTGGTCGGCTTCCGCATGGCTCGCAAGGCCGCCCGCTCCTTCCGTGACTCGCGCCTGCTGACCCTGCCGGACGCCGGGCACGTGGCGATGATGGAGTACCCGGAGGTGGTGTCCGGAGCGTTCCGGGAACTTCTCGCGGAAGTGGGGGAGTTGGGCGACGTGGGCGCGGCGCGGGGCGCCGGCGGGGCCACGGTGCCCGGTGCCGGTTCCGCCGGGGGTGGCGACGTCGCCCCCACGGGTGCGAGGAGCTGA
- a CDS encoding DUF3107 domain-containing protein, producing the protein MEVKIGVQHAPREIVLESGQSVQDVERMVAEALAGKSQMLSLEDERGRKVLVPADRLAYVEIGEPTVRKVGFGTL; encoded by the coding sequence GTGGAGGTCAAGATCGGCGTGCAGCACGCGCCCCGCGAGATCGTTCTGGAGAGCGGTCAGAGCGTCCAGGACGTCGAGCGCATGGTGGCCGAGGCGCTGGCAGGAAAGTCGCAGATGCTGAGCCTCGAGGACGAGCGCGGCCGCAAGGTCCTGGTCCCGGCGGACCGCCTGGCGTACGTGGAGATCGGCGAGCCGACCGTCCGCAAGGTGGGCTTCGGCACGCTGTAG
- a CDS encoding ABC transporter substrate-binding protein: protein MRQPSVIARRVAAASVSLVVAAGAAACGPKGNDAKGSGGDSAPHKGGTLTVLNSEPQTDFDPARLYTSGGGNVPSLVFRTLTTRNRENGAAGAKVVPDLATDTGRPSKGATVWTYTLKKGLKYEDGTPITSADIKYGIERSFAPELSGGAPYLRDWLVGAADYQGPYKDKKGLPAIETPDERTIVFHLDKPEGEFPFLATQTQFAPVPKGKDTGTRYEEHPVSSGPYKVVKNENDGEHLVLERNPNWSAAVDAERKAYPDTIDVRSGLDSSVINQRLSASQGADAAAVTTDTNLGPAELAKVTGDKELAARVGTGHFGYTNYIAFNPKVKPFDNPKVRQAIAYAIDRSSVVNAAGGSALAEPATTFLPDQKSFGYTPYDLFPAGGTGNAAKARELLAQAGDKSGLTVTLTHSNDKNFETSPEIATAIQDALKKAGITVKLQGLEDNDYRDKIHSVKTEPGFFLAHWGADWPSGGPFLAPIFDGRQIVKDGANFNTGLLDDKSVNDEVDAINKLTDLDAAAKRWGALDKKIAEQALVVPLFHPVYKRLYGSDVKNIVISDWTGVLDISQVAVK, encoded by the coding sequence ATGCGTCAACCGTCCGTCATAGCGCGCCGTGTGGCAGCGGCATCCGTCAGCCTTGTCGTGGCAGCGGGTGCCGCCGCCTGCGGCCCGAAGGGCAACGATGCCAAGGGCTCCGGTGGCGACTCCGCGCCGCACAAGGGCGGCACGCTCACGGTTCTGAACTCCGAGCCGCAGACCGACTTCGACCCCGCCCGTCTCTACACCTCCGGCGGCGGCAACGTCCCCTCGCTCGTGTTCCGCACGCTCACCACGCGCAACCGTGAGAACGGTGCGGCCGGCGCCAAGGTGGTCCCGGATCTGGCCACCGACACCGGGCGCCCCAGCAAGGGCGCGACCGTGTGGACGTACACCCTGAAGAAGGGCCTCAAGTACGAGGACGGCACCCCGATCACCTCGGCCGACATCAAGTACGGCATCGAGCGCTCCTTCGCCCCCGAGCTCTCCGGCGGCGCTCCCTACCTGCGCGACTGGCTGGTCGGCGCGGCCGACTACCAGGGCCCGTACAAGGACAAGAAGGGCCTCCCGGCGATCGAGACGCCCGACGAGCGGACCATCGTCTTCCATCTGGACAAGCCCGAGGGCGAGTTCCCGTTCCTCGCCACGCAGACGCAGTTCGCCCCGGTCCCGAAGGGCAAGGACACGGGCACCAGGTACGAGGAGCACCCGGTCTCGTCCGGCCCCTACAAGGTCGTCAAGAACGAGAACGACGGCGAGCACCTCGTCCTCGAGCGCAACCCGAACTGGTCCGCCGCCGTCGACGCCGAGCGCAAGGCCTACCCGGACACCATCGACGTACGCTCGGGCCTCGACTCCTCCGTGATCAACCAGCGGCTGTCCGCGTCCCAGGGAGCGGACGCGGCCGCGGTCACCACGGACACCAACCTCGGGCCGGCCGAGCTCGCCAAGGTGACCGGCGACAAGGAGCTCGCCGCGCGCGTGGGCACCGGCCACTTCGGCTACACCAACTACATCGCCTTCAACCCGAAGGTGAAGCCGTTCGACAACCCCAAGGTGCGCCAGGCGATCGCGTACGCGATCGACCGCTCGTCCGTCGTCAACGCGGCCGGCGGCTCGGCGCTCGCCGAGCCCGCCACCACCTTCCTGCCCGACCAGAAGTCCTTCGGCTACACGCCCTACGACCTCTTCCCGGCAGGCGGCACCGGCAACGCGGCCAAGGCCAGGGAACTGCTCGCCCAGGCCGGTGACAAGAGCGGGCTCACCGTCACGCTCACGCATTCCAACGACAAGAACTTCGAGACCAGCCCGGAGATCGCCACCGCGATCCAGGACGCCCTGAAGAAGGCCGGCATCACGGTCAAGCTCCAGGGCCTGGAGGACAACGACTACCGGGACAAGATCCACAGTGTGAAGACCGAGCCCGGCTTCTTCCTCGCCCACTGGGGTGCCGACTGGCCCTCCGGCGGCCCCTTCCTCGCCCCGATCTTCGACGGCCGCCAGATCGTCAAGGACGGAGCGAACTTCAACACGGGCCTGCTGGACGACAAGTCGGTCAATGACGAGGTTGACGCGATCAACAAGTTGACCGATCTTGACGCGGCCGCCAAGCGTTGGGGCGCACTGGACAAGAAGATCGCCGAGCAGGCCCTCGTCGTGCCGCTGTTCCACCCGGTCTACAAGCGCCTGTACGGCTCGGACGTGAAGAACATCGTCATCAGCGACTGGACCGGCGTCCTCGACATCTCCCAGGTAGCGGTGAAGTAG
- a CDS encoding TetR/AcrR family transcriptional regulator codes for MTAIEQTEAARPRGTRLPRRARRNQLLGAAQEVFVAQGYHAAAMDDIAERAGVSKPVLYQHFPGKLDLYLALLDQHCESLIQAVRGALASTTDNKQRVRATMDAYFAYVEDDGGAFRLVFESDLTNEPAVRERVDKVTNECAEAICDVIAEDTGLSRAESMLLASGLGGLAQVVARSWLHSDRSVPRDQAVQLLASLAWRGIAGFPLHGTEHH; via the coding sequence GTGACAGCCATCGAGCAAACTGAGGCGGCACGCCCGCGTGGCACCCGTCTGCCGCGCCGTGCCCGACGGAATCAGCTGCTGGGCGCCGCCCAGGAAGTCTTCGTCGCACAGGGCTATCACGCGGCGGCGATGGACGACATCGCCGAGCGCGCCGGTGTCAGCAAGCCGGTGCTCTACCAGCACTTTCCCGGCAAGCTCGACCTCTACCTCGCTCTGCTGGACCAGCACTGCGAGTCACTGATCCAGGCCGTGCGCGGTGCGCTCGCCTCGACGACGGACAACAAGCAGCGCGTGCGGGCGACCATGGACGCCTATTTCGCGTACGTCGAGGACGACGGCGGCGCCTTCCGCCTGGTCTTCGAGTCGGACCTGACGAACGAGCCCGCGGTGCGCGAGCGCGTCGACAAGGTCACCAACGAGTGCGCCGAGGCGATCTGCGACGTCATCGCCGAGGACACGGGCCTCTCGCGCGCCGAGTCGATGCTGCTCGCCTCCGGTCTCGGCGGCCTCGCCCAGGTGGTCGCCCGTTCCTGGCTGCACAGCGACCGCAGCGTGCCGCGCGACCAGGCGGTGCAGCTGCTGGCCTCGCTGGCCTGGCGGGGCATCGCCGGATTCCCGCTGCACGGCACCGAGCACCACTGA
- a CDS encoding Ms4533A family Cys-rich leader peptide, whose amino-acid sequence MWSSHAVSGSAAIELALIGVTALCVADVHCR is encoded by the coding sequence ATGTGGTCTAGTCATGCCGTCTCCGGCAGCGCCGCCATCGAGCTGGCGCTGATCGGCGTGACCGCGCTCTGTGTAGCCGACGTCCACTGTCGCTGA
- a CDS encoding DUF3152 domain-containing protein: MGRHSRRGPAPKGDSSDITHIAGQREERDPASGPPRTAQRPTLPGQRQAPGGGTLDYGPPRTARSAPGFPPGTPVQGVPRLPDGTPAPGVPRYADGTPAQGVPLLPDGTPVRGVPRLPDGTPAHGVPRLPDGTPVHGVPGIAGGAPGARGGHPEQREGGGGWGGIAGPAGGGDGVASGVRRSAGGPGVTLPRQRQGQGRQQGRTDGSSRGPRQDYLDAFGEDVDVFAPRSGGGSAEVRESRSPAVDTAAAGAGDGAPPAGVPAQRTGGKGRAFTGIAAAAVTTVLAVVVAGQVADDRDGPGARSQSATDQARDARGHGEATPSAPPSVATLTYEQKMDRKYPLGATLKGSGKFEAVPGFDKAPGKGQKYTYRVDVEQGLGLDGALFAEAVQKTLNDRRSWAHGGARTFERISSGKPDFVITLASPGTTGKWCAKSGLDTTEDNVSCDSASTERVMINAYRWAQGSKTYGDKMYAYRQMLINHEVGHRLGHGHVTCQKDGELAPVMQQQTKFLDHDGIHCLPNPWPYPGS, from the coding sequence GTGGGACGCCACAGCCGCCGCGGACCGGCCCCCAAGGGCGACTCCTCGGACATAACGCACATAGCGGGACAGAGGGAAGAACGGGACCCGGCCTCCGGCCCGCCCCGTACGGCCCAGCGGCCCACCCTGCCCGGTCAGCGCCAGGCGCCGGGAGGCGGCACGCTCGACTACGGGCCACCGCGCACCGCCCGGAGCGCACCCGGGTTCCCGCCGGGCACCCCCGTACAGGGAGTGCCTCGCCTTCCCGACGGGACTCCGGCTCCTGGGGTGCCGCGGTACGCCGACGGCACGCCTGCCCAGGGCGTTCCGCTGCTTCCTGACGGCACGCCCGTGCGTGGTGTGCCCAGGCTTCCCGACGGCACCCCCGCTCACGGCGTACCGCGGCTCCCCGACGGCACGCCCGTGCACGGTGTGCCGGGGATCGCCGGTGGTGCTCCGGGCGCTCGCGGCGGGCATCCCGAGCAGCGTGAGGGCGGGGGTGGTTGGGGCGGGATCGCGGGACCGGCCGGTGGCGGGGACGGTGTCGCCTCCGGGGTGAGGCGGAGTGCGGGCGGGCCCGGCGTCACCCTTCCGCGGCAGCGGCAAGGGCAGGGTCGGCAGCAGGGCCGGACCGATGGTTCGAGCCGCGGACCTCGGCAGGACTACCTCGACGCCTTCGGGGAGGACGTCGACGTCTTCGCGCCCCGTTCCGGCGGCGGAAGCGCCGAGGTGCGGGAGTCGCGCAGCCCGGCCGTGGATACGGCTGCCGCCGGGGCCGGTGACGGCGCGCCGCCCGCCGGGGTGCCCGCGCAGCGCACGGGCGGCAAGGGGCGGGCCTTCACGGGTATCGCGGCCGCCGCCGTGACCACCGTGCTCGCGGTCGTCGTCGCCGGGCAGGTGGCCGACGACCGGGACGGCCCGGGCGCACGGTCGCAGTCCGCCACCGACCAGGCGCGGGACGCCCGTGGGCACGGGGAGGCGACCCCCTCCGCCCCGCCGAGCGTGGCGACACTGACCTACGAGCAGAAGATGGACCGGAAGTACCCGCTCGGTGCCACGCTGAAGGGCTCGGGGAAGTTCGAGGCCGTCCCGGGCTTCGACAAGGCGCCAGGCAAGGGACAGAAGTACACCTACCGCGTGGACGTCGAGCAGGGGCTCGGTCTGGACGGAGCGCTGTTCGCCGAGGCCGTGCAGAAGACGCTCAACGACCGGCGCAGCTGGGCCCACGGCGGCGCCCGCACCTTCGAGCGGATCTCCTCCGGCAAACCCGACTTCGTGATCACGCTCGCCAGCCCCGGCACCACCGGGAAGTGGTGTGCCAAGTCCGGCCTGGACACCACGGAGGACAACGTCTCCTGCGACTCGGCGTCCACCGAGCGCGTGATGATCAACGCCTACCGGTGGGCGCAGGGCAGCAAGACATACGGCGACAAAATGTATGCATACCGGCAGATGCTCATCAATCACGAGGTCGGCCACCGGCTCGGCCACGGCCATGTGACGTGCCAGAAGGACGGCGAACTCGCCCCGGTCATGCAGCAGCAGACCAAGTTCCTCGACCACGACGGAATCCACTGTCTGCCCAACCCCTGGCCCTATCCCGGGAGTTGA
- a CDS encoding ABC transporter permease, producing MNGFGGFLLRRAVGTVVTLLAISVLIYVVFYATPGNVAQITCGPRCSPEQVRQVAGQLKLDDPLYLRYWHFLEGIFVGRDYSTGTSVAHCPAPCLGLSYQSDRQVTDIILTKLPVSLSLVLGAMVLWLVIGVGTGVLSAWRRGRFSERVLTAVTLAGWATPVFVLGLVLMIVVCGELQLLPFPQYVNFADDPEQWAWNLLLPWLSLALIEAAAFARLTRASMLETLAEDHIRTFRAYGVGERAIVGRHALRGALAPVIALNANNVGSAVGGAVLTETLFGLPGIGQELVHAVKVVDLPVVVGMVLVVGFFVVIANAVADVLYAVADRRVVLA from the coding sequence ATGAACGGCTTCGGCGGATTCCTGCTGCGCCGGGCAGTCGGCACGGTGGTCACCCTGCTCGCCATCTCGGTGCTCATCTACGTCGTCTTCTACGCCACCCCCGGCAACGTCGCCCAGATCACCTGCGGCCCGCGCTGCTCGCCGGAACAGGTGCGCCAGGTCGCCGGGCAACTGAAGCTCGACGACCCGCTCTACCTGCGCTACTGGCACTTCCTGGAGGGCATCTTCGTCGGCCGGGACTACTCGACGGGCACCTCGGTGGCGCACTGCCCGGCACCCTGCCTGGGGCTGTCGTACCAGAGCGACCGGCAGGTGACGGACATCATCCTGACCAAGCTGCCGGTCAGTCTGTCCCTCGTGCTCGGCGCGATGGTGCTGTGGCTGGTGATCGGAGTCGGCACCGGTGTGCTGTCCGCCTGGCGGCGCGGCCGGTTCTCCGAGCGCGTGCTGACCGCCGTCACGCTCGCCGGCTGGGCCACCCCGGTCTTCGTCCTCGGCCTCGTCCTGATGATCGTCGTCTGCGGCGAACTCCAGCTGCTGCCGTTCCCGCAGTACGTGAACTTCGCCGACGACCCCGAGCAGTGGGCGTGGAACCTGCTGCTGCCCTGGCTGTCGCTCGCCCTGATCGAGGCGGCCGCCTTCGCCCGGCTCACCCGCGCGTCGATGCTGGAGACGCTCGCCGAGGACCACATCCGCACCTTCCGCGCCTACGGCGTGGGCGAGCGCGCGATCGTCGGCCGGCACGCCCTGCGCGGTGCCCTGGCGCCCGTCATCGCACTGAACGCCAACAACGTCGGCTCGGCCGTCGGCGGCGCCGTCCTCACCGAGACCCTCTTCGGCCTGCCCGGCATCGGCCAGGAGCTGGTGCACGCGGTGAAGGTCGTCGACCTGCCGGTCGTCGTCGGCATGGTCCTGGTCGTCGGCTTCTTCGTGGTCATCGCCAATGCCGTCGCGGACGTCCTGTACGCGGTGGCCGACCGACGGGTGGTACTCGCATGA
- a CDS encoding dipeptide ABC transporter ATP-binding protein translates to MSLVEVTDLTVEFGSLRAVDGLSFRLEEGAALALVGKSGSGKSTVAGALLGLHRGTGARVGGSVHVAGTDVQRASDGELRRLRGAEAAMVFQDPLSSLDPYYAIGDQIAEVYRVHTRASRRAARARALEVLERVGIPDARRRSRSRPHEFSGGMRQRALIAMALACSPGLLIADEPTTALDVTVQAQILDLLHTLREETGMGLLLVTHDVGVAAESADEVLVMRHGKAVEHGPVGAVLGAPAQAYTRDLLGAVPRVDAPRAVAAEASEEIVLEATGLRREFGRGKQAFTAVDDISLTVRRGETLGVVGESGSGKTTLGRMLVGLLRPTAGDIRYDGRPHTDVNPAVQMVFQDPVSSLNPRRTVGESIADPLRARGERGEERIRERVLELLERVGLEAAHYARYPHEFSGGQRQRVGIARALAADPRVIVCDEPVSALDVTTQAQVVALLGELQRELGLALVFIAHDLAVVRQVSDRVAVMRRGQVVESGPVDEVYDAPREPYTRQLLAAVPALDPELAGRRRAARREPAVT, encoded by the coding sequence ATGAGCCTGGTGGAAGTCACCGACCTGACCGTGGAGTTCGGCTCGCTGCGGGCCGTGGACGGGCTCTCCTTCCGCTTGGAGGAGGGCGCCGCCCTCGCGCTCGTCGGCAAGTCCGGCTCCGGCAAGTCCACGGTCGCCGGCGCCCTGCTGGGCCTGCACCGGGGCACCGGGGCGCGGGTCGGCGGCTCGGTCCATGTCGCCGGCACCGACGTCCAGCGGGCCTCGGACGGGGAACTGCGGCGGCTGCGCGGCGCCGAGGCCGCCATGGTCTTCCAGGATCCGCTGTCCTCCCTCGACCCGTACTACGCGATCGGCGACCAGATCGCCGAGGTGTACCGGGTGCACACGCGCGCGTCACGCCGTGCCGCACGCGCGCGTGCCCTCGAGGTGCTGGAGAGGGTTGGAATTCCGGACGCACGACGCAGGTCCCGGTCCCGCCCGCACGAGTTCAGCGGAGGCATGCGCCAGCGCGCCCTCATCGCCATGGCCCTCGCCTGCTCGCCCGGGCTGCTGATCGCCGACGAGCCCACGACGGCCCTCGACGTCACCGTCCAGGCCCAGATCCTCGACCTGCTGCACACGCTGCGCGAGGAGACCGGCATGGGCCTGCTGCTCGTCACCCACGACGTGGGCGTCGCCGCCGAGAGCGCCGACGAGGTGCTGGTCATGCGGCACGGCAAGGCCGTCGAACACGGCCCGGTCGGCGCGGTCCTCGGGGCGCCCGCGCAGGCGTACACCCGCGACCTGCTCGGCGCCGTCCCGCGCGTGGACGCGCCGCGCGCCGTCGCGGCCGAGGCGTCCGAAGAGATCGTCCTGGAGGCCACCGGCCTCCGGCGCGAGTTCGGGCGCGGCAAGCAGGCCTTCACGGCCGTGGACGACATCTCGCTGACCGTCCGCCGGGGCGAGACCCTCGGGGTCGTGGGGGAGAGCGGCAGCGGAAAGACGACACTGGGCCGCATGCTGGTCGGGCTGCTGCGGCCCACCGCCGGGGACATCCGCTACGACGGGCGCCCGCACACCGACGTGAACCCGGCCGTGCAGATGGTCTTCCAGGACCCGGTCTCCTCCCTCAACCCCCGCCGCACCGTGGGCGAGTCCATCGCCGACCCGCTCCGCGCGCGGGGGGAACGCGGCGAGGAGCGCATCCGGGAGCGCGTGCTCGAACTGCTGGAGCGCGTGGGACTCGAGGCGGCGCACTACGCCCGCTACCCGCACGAGTTCAGCGGCGGGCAGCGCCAGCGCGTGGGCATCGCGCGGGCACTCGCCGCCGATCCGCGCGTCATCGTCTGCGACGAGCCCGTCTCCGCGCTCGACGTCACCACGCAGGCCCAGGTGGTCGCCCTGCTCGGCGAGTTGCAGCGGGAGCTCGGCCTCGCGCTCGTGTTCATCGCGCACGACCTCGCCGTCGTCCGTCAGGTCAGCGACCGGGTCGCGGTGATGCGCCGCGGGCAGGTCGTCGAGTCCGGGCCCGTCGACGAGGTGTACGACGCCCCGCGCGAGCCGTACACCAGGCAGCTGCTCGCCGCCGTGCCCGCGCTCGACCCGGAGCTGGCGGGCAGGCGGCGGGCCGCCCGGCGGGAGCCGGCCGTGACGTAA